In one window of Oryza sativa Japonica Group chromosome 9, ASM3414082v1 DNA:
- the LOC4346935 gene encoding uncharacterized protein, which produces MGNCQAAEAAAVVIQHPGGKVERLYWPTTAADVMRANPGHYVALVILRISADKAASAAAAGDNKTNAGGATGGGGGGAKITRVKLLKPKDTLLLGQVYRLITSQEVTKALRARKNEKMRRCEAIRQQHEQLRRGDPLAGVAEEEEEEESASDDQDGKRDRHRSSGAGAPPAAGGRGRHWRPSLQSISEAASQSGGGGGGSSISESAAR; this is translated from the exons atggGCAACTgccaggcggcggaggcggcggcggtcgtcaTCCAGCACCCCGGCGGGAAGGTGGAGCGGCTCTACtggcccaccaccgccgccgacgtcatGCGGGCCAACCCCGGCCACTacgtcgccctcgtcatcctCCGCATCTCCGCCGAcaaggccgcctccgccgccgccgcgggggacAACAAGACCAACGCCGGTggagccaccggcggcggcggaggcggcgccaagATCACCAGGGTCAAGCTCCTCAAGCCCAAGGACACGCTCCTCCTCGGCCAGGTCTACCGCCTCATCACCTCCCAAG AGGTGACGAAGGCGCTGCGGGCGAGGAAGAACGAGAAGATGCGGCGGTGCGAGGCCATCAGGCAGCAGCACGAGCAGCTCCGGCGAGGCGACCCGCTCGCTGGCgtagccgaggaggaggaggaggaggagagcgcctCCGACGATCAG GACGGGAAGAGGGACCGGCACCggagctccggcgccggcgcgccgccggccgccggcggcagaGGCCGGCACTGGCGGCCGTCGCTGCAGAGCATCTCCGAGGCCGCGagccagagcggcggcggcggcggcggcagcagcatctCTGAATCCGCCGCAAGATGA